Below is a genomic region from Pseudazoarcus pumilus.
CGACCTCGCTTTGACACAGGGGAAATGAGGGGCAAAAAACGAACTGTTGTGGAAGAAGCTTCGTCGTTTCACGCGCCCCATGCAATGCAGACTGCGGATTCAGCTGGTACCGATTCAAATATCGAAAAGGCGCTGACAGGACAAGTGGAGCGCCCACATTAACTGATTCGACCTCCAGCGCTTCGTGGCCATTTTCGTGGGCGTCGCCCATCGACGAGTCGAATGCCGAACGCGTGAGTGAATGACGTGAGCACAAGTGTGCCGCCCTCGCACACATGCGGCAAGGCATTCGGCCGCGAATCGCGGCCGAGGACGTCGGGGTGTGGTTTCCGTAGGTCAGGCAAGCGCCGAGAAGCTGCGCGCACCTGGCGCGCGACCGATTGAGCGTGAGATGGCAGGAGCGCTTCGCTTACCTGCCCTACGTCGGACGGCAGTCGGGTGCATCGGCTGAAGTGCCGATGCGGCGGTTCAGCGGCGGGCCCTCTCCGGCAACGGCGGCGGATAAACACGGCCGCAGCAGCGGGAGAGGATGTTTTCGGCCTGGGCGGGGGCGAGGCGTTCGACGCGCAGGCGGGCGGCGGTTTCCGCCGGGTCGCCGACGGGGAGGACGAGCAGCACGGTTTCGGCGGCCTGGGCGGCGGAGCCGCCCTGTTCGAAGCCGTCGTCCATCCACACCGCGAGATAGGTGATGCTGTCACGCCCGAGTTGCAGCGTCATGCTGGTGCGCCACAGGTCCGAGCCGCCTTCGGACGGGATCATCGAGAGCGTGTGGCGGCCGGGCGGGACCTGAATTTCGGCGTAGGTCGCCTCGGGCAGCGCCGTGATGCCGGCGTGGCCGACGCGCAGCACGGGCGCCTCGTGCCGCAGGGCCTGATCCTCGAACTTGGGACGGAAGACGTAGATGCGAGCCTGCCCCGGCGCGGGCGGACGGGCGCCTTCGAAGCGCGGCAGCGTGGGGGTAGCCTGTGTGGCGTCAGGAGCAGGGGCGGAAGTTGGCGGCATTGCGCAGGCCGACAGCAGGGCGGCGAGAATCACGGCGACGGACACGGTGCGCAACATCTGGGATTCCTTGGCTGGCATTTGTTAAAGATTGAAAAACGTGAATGCTGGACGCGCATCGGCTTCGGCGCAAGGGTCGAGCGAGGTGCGTTGTATGTGGCAGGAGCGGCAGGCGCGCGAAGCTTGCCTGCCCTACGCAGCCCTACCGGAGAGCGGGTTGCGGATGCGCGGTCAGGCGGTGACGCGGAACACGCCGCCCATGCCGCCAGCGTGGTGCTCGAGCACGTGGCAGTGGATCATCCAGTCGCCGGGGTTGTCGGCCTTGAAGGCGATCTCGACGCGCTCCTGCGGCCCCATCAGTACCGTGTCGCGCAGCGGCAGATGCGGCTCGGGCTGGCCGTCGCGGGTGAGCACGCGGAAGTGGTGACCGTGCAGGTGAATGGGGTGAAACCAGCGCGTGTCGTTGATGAGCGTGAGGCGACAGGTGGCGTCGCGCTCGACGGCGAACAGCGGCGCCTCGTGGCGGTGGGCGTCGGGCGCGTGCGGCTGGCCGTTGACGGTCCAGGCCATGCCCTGGCGCATCAGGCCGATCATCTCGTCGCGCGGGAGGCTGCCCATCATGCCGCCCTTGAATTCGATTTCGTGATTCACGGCGTCGGCCAGCTCGGGTTCCGGCACCGGGTTGGGGGGCAGCGCGGGCGGCACGCTGTCGAGCGCGGCGACGCGCACCGACTCGCCGGCCACCTGCAATGTGATCAGGCGGAAGGCCGCGGGGGCGTAGAAATCGTCGATCACGTCGATGCCCATGTCGGCCGATGCTGCGATGTCGAGCACCACGTCGGCGCGCATGCCGGGGCCGAGGGTGACGCGGCCGGCTTCGAAGGGCGCCACCGGCTGACCGTCGAGCGCGATGACGTGGGCCGGCAGATCGCCGAACTTCAGGCGGAAGATGCGGCCGTTGGCGGCGTTGATGATGCGCAAACGGATGCGCTCGCCGGGGCGCACCGGCTCGTCATCCTGCAGGCGGCCGTTGATCGTGACGGTATTGCCGATGCGCCCGTCGTGGCTGCGCGCATGCATGTCGTCGAAACCGCCGACGAGATTGGCGTCGCGGTCGAGCATCCAGTCATCGAGCAGCCACAGGATCTCGCGGTCGGCCGGATACGGCTCGGCCTCCTCGACGATGAGCGCGCCGGAGAGCCCGCGCCCGAGCTGTTCCGGCGCGTTGGCGTGGGGGTGGTACCAGTAGGTGCCGGCATCCGGCAGCGTGAAGTCGTACTCGAAGCGCCCACCCGGCGCGACCGGCGCCTGCGTCAGATGCGGCACGCCATCCATCGCGTTGGGCAGGCGGATGCCGTGCCAGTGGATGGTGGTGTCCTCGGCCAGCGCGTTCTCCAGCATCGCCCGCAGCCGCGCACCCTGCTTCACCCGAATCACCGGCCCCGGCACCGTGCCGTTGTAGCCCCAGCAACCGCCCACCTCGGCCGGGCCATAGGGCTCCAGCGAGAACGAAGCCTTGCCGGCCGACAGCCGCAAGGCCTCATCAGCCCTGGCCCAAGCCTTCATCGGCGGCAGCGCCGCCCAGGCGAGCATGGCGCCGGAGGCGGCGAGGAAGTGACGGCGAGTGAGACGGGGTGGGCGCATGGGTGATCTCCGGATGGGGCGCTACGCGCCTACTCGACACAGACGCACAAAGCGCCGATCGGTTCGCCCCGCCTCAGGCGAAATCCGCATCCAGCACGATGCGATAGCGCGCCTTGCCGGATTCGAGGTGGGCCAGCGCGTCGTTCACGCGGCTCATCGGGAAGCGTTCGACCTGCGGCAGGATGTCGTGGCGGGCGGCGAAATCGAGCATGGTGGCAATCGTCGCGGGTGAGCCGATGGGCGAGCCGGAAATGCTGCGCTGCGCGCCGATAAGGTCGAAGGCATTCACCGGAATCGGCTCCAGCACGGCGCCGACCACGTGCAGCCGCCCCTTGGGCGCCAGCGTGGCGACCAGCGCGTTCCAGTCCATTGGCACATTCACGGTGACGAGCAGGAAATCGAGCGTGCTCGCCAACCGTGCCAGATCGGCGCTGTCGCGGCTTGAGACCACGTGGTGCGCGCCAAAGCCGCGCGCCTCTTCAAACTTCGACGGGCTGGAGGTGAAGGCGGTGACTTCGCAGCCCCAGGCGCGGGCGAACTTGACCGCCATGTGGCCGAGGCCGCCGATGCCGACCACGCCGACGCGGTCGGTGGGCTTGACGTCGAATTCCACGAAGGGGGTGAACACCGTCACGCCACCGCACAGCAGCGGGCCGGCGCTGGCGGCGTCCAGCCCGTCGGGCAGCGGAATGGCCCACGCAGCGTGCGAACGCACGCGCTCGGCGAATCCACCATGGTGGCCGATGATCACCGCCTGGGTCTGGTTGCACAGGTTGTGGTCCCCGCTCATGCATGAATGGCAGTGCATGCAGCTGTCCGACGCCCAGCCCACACCGACGCGCTGGCCGACGCGCAGGTGGCGCACTTGCGAGCCAACGGCGACGATGCGCCCGACGATCTCGTGCCCCGGCACCACCGGATACACCGAGTTCATCCACTCGTTGTTCAACACCGACAGGTCGGAGTGACACAGGCCGCAGTTCTCGACCGCGACTTCCACGTCGTCGGCCGCCAACGGACCGGGGTCGTAATCGAAGGGGGCGAGAGGCTGGCCGGCGGCTTGGGCGGCCCAGGCGCGGATGCGTGACATGGCGGATCTCCTGTGACAAGCGACCATGCTACCGCTGCCGCAACGCACCGTGAAACCCACACTTGCGACCGAGGTGCCAAGCACCGACCATTCCGGGCGACGCTGCAACTTGCCCGCGCATGACGACACCATCTCCCGACGCCGACCAACCGGCCCTGATCGACGCCGACACGCCGGCCTTTCGCCGCGCCAACGTGGCGCTGTTCATCGGCGGCTTCGCCACCTTCGCGCTGCTCTACGCCACGCAGCCGCTGCTGCCCGAACTGTCGCGCGAGTTCGGCGTCGGCGCAGCGTGGGCGAGCCTGGCGGTGTCGGCCGGCACCGGGGCGATGGCCTTCATGCTGATCCCGGCGAGCATCCTGTCCGACCGCTACGGCCGCGTGCGGCTGATGAAGTGGTCGCTGGCACTGGCGGCGGTGATCGCGCTGGCAGGCGCCTTCGTCACGGACTTCACGCAGATGATCGTGCTGCGCGCCTTGCTCGGTGCGGCGCTGGCCGGCCTGCCGGCGGCTGCGATGGCGTATCTGGGCGAAGAGATTTCGCCCAACGCGCAGGGCCGGGCGATGGGTCTGTACATCGGCGGCAACGCGCTGGGCGGCATGAGCGGGCGCGTGCTCGGCGGCCTGCTGGCGGATGTCGGGTCGTGGCGCGTGGCCCTCGCGGTGCTCGGCGTGCTGGGCATTCTCGCGGCGATCGCGTTCTGGCGCGCACTGCCCGCTTCCAGCCACTTCCGCGCGCGTTCGGTGTCGCCGCGCGCGGTGTGCGACGACGCCCGCGTAATCTTCGCCGACAGCCATTTGCGCTGGCTCTTCGCCTGCGGCTTCCTGCTGATGGGCGCCTTCTTCGGGCTCTACAACTACGCCGGCTTCCGCCTGGAGGCGCCGCCCTACAACCTGGCGCAAAGTGCGATCGGTGCGATCTTCCTGCTCTACCTGATGGGCAGCCTGTCGTCCGCCTGGGCCGGGCGGCTATCCGACCGCTACGGCCGCCACAACGTGCTGTGGGCGATGATGGTGGTGGCACTGGTCGGGCTGGCGACGACGCAGTTCGAGCACCTGCTGGTAGTCATCCTCGGCATCGCGCTGTACACCTTCGGCTACTTCGGCGCCCACAGCACCTGCAGCGGCTGGGTCGGCCGGCGCGCCGGCGAACGCCGCGCGCTGGCGTCCGCGCTGTACCTGTCCGCCTACTACCTGGGCAGCAGCCTGGTCGGCACCTTCACCGGCCTGGCATGGGACGGCGGCGGCTGGACGGGCTTGAGCCTTGCGGTGGGCGGCTGCCTGCTGGCGGCGCTGGGGCTGGCGTTGTGGATGCGGGCAATGACGCGCAAATCGTAGGTCAGGTAAGCGTCGCAGACGCGCACCTGACATCCAGACTCAACACAGTTCCAAACGCCCAATGGTAGGTGCGCTGCGCGTACCTGCCCTACGAAAACGCGGCTGTGCAGAAGTGCTGTTATGGTTTGCATTCCGCACACCCGGCCACCACCATGAGTTTGCCCATCGCCCAGATCCTGGCCCCGGTCTATACCGGCGCACTCATACTCTTCGTACTGGCGGCCATCATCGCCATCTTCCGTCTGCCGGTTGTGAAAGGCTGGTTCGGCGAGGCGCAGGGCGCGCTGGCCAAGCATCTCCTGCTCGACAAGGAGATTTACACCACGCTCAACAACATCACGATTCCGACCTCGAACGGCACGACGCAGATCGATCACATCGTGGTGTCGCGCTACGGCATCTTCGTGATCGAGACCAAGAACATGAAGGGCTGGATCTTCGGCGACGAGAAGAGTCCGCAGTGGACACAGAACGTGTTTGGCCGGCGCTATCGCTTCCAGAACCCGCTGCACCAGAACTACCGCCACATCCGCGCGCTAGCCGAATTCCTGCAACTGCCGGACGACCGCTTTCATTCGGTGGTGATGTTCTGGGGCAATGCGAAACTGAAAACGCCACTGCCCGACAACGTGCTGACGCGCGGCTATACCGGCTACATCAAGAGCAAGCAGGAAGTGCTGATTCCCGACGAAGAGGTGAAGGCCATCATCAATGCCGTCCAGTCGGGCATGCTGCCAAAAACGCGGGCGACACACCGCGACCACGTCGCCTCGCTAAAGGAGCGACACGAGAGCACCACGACCTGCCCGCGCTGCGGCAACGCGCTGGCGCTGCGCACCGCCAAATCCGGCGCGAATGCCGGAAAGCAGTTCTATGGCTGCTCGACGTTTCCTGCGTGTCGCTTTATGCGTAAGGTGTAATCGGAAATGGAGCCCTCGATGAAGTACGGAAAGCCACACACCGATAGCGAAGCACATCCGAAGTCATTCCTCGAACGTGGGCTGATCGCTCGCGCTCAGGCAAGAAGATCGGGACACTATGTCACTGCAGAGCAGGTCATCGAAAAGTTGGAAGAGATCCTCCGCCAAGCCCACGCCAGGCAGTGAGGAGGGAACGACTAGGCCGAGAACGCGTGAATCAGCGGTCGTGCACCTTCTCCTGCAACCACACCTTGATCAAGGACTGATAAGGCACGTCGCGCGCGTTGGCGGCAGCCTTGATGGAATCGAGCAGATGCTGTGGCAGTCGCAGCGAGATCGTTTTCGTAGTTGGTTTCAGGTTCGGCAGAACAACACTCTGCGCCGCCGACCAATCTACATATTCGGCGGAATCATGAGCTTCCCAGAAGGCGCGTTCGTCTGCTTCACTTGAGAATTCAGGAATCAGTTTCTTTGGCTTGCTCATAAATCGCGCGTTCCTTTCGGTGCAT
It encodes:
- a CDS encoding nuclease-related domain-containing protein, with translation MSLPIAQILAPVYTGALILFVLAAIIAIFRLPVVKGWFGEAQGALAKHLLLDKEIYTTLNNITIPTSNGTTQIDHIVVSRYGIFVIETKNMKGWIFGDEKSPQWTQNVFGRRYRFQNPLHQNYRHIRALAEFLQLPDDRFHSVVMFWGNAKLKTPLPDNVLTRGYTGYIKSKQEVLIPDEEVKAIINAVQSGMLPKTRATHRDHVASLKERHESTTTCPRCGNALALRTAKSGANAGKQFYGCSTFPACRFMRKV
- the ahr gene encoding NADPH-dependent aldehyde reductase Ahr, whose protein sequence is MSRIRAWAAQAAGQPLAPFDYDPGPLAADDVEVAVENCGLCHSDLSVLNNEWMNSVYPVVPGHEIVGRIVAVGSQVRHLRVGQRVGVGWASDSCMHCHSCMSGDHNLCNQTQAVIIGHHGGFAERVRSHAAWAIPLPDGLDAASAGPLLCGGVTVFTPFVEFDVKPTDRVGVVGIGGLGHMAVKFARAWGCEVTAFTSSPSKFEEARGFGAHHVVSSRDSADLARLASTLDFLLVTVNVPMDWNALVATLAPKGRLHVVGAVLEPIPVNAFDLIGAQRSISGSPIGSPATIATMLDFAARHDILPQVERFPMSRVNDALAHLESGKARYRIVLDADFA
- a CDS encoding multicopper oxidase family protein — protein: MRPPRLTRRHFLAASGAMLAWAALPPMKAWARADEALRLSAGKASFSLEPYGPAEVGGCWGYNGTVPGPVIRVKQGARLRAMLENALAEDTTIHWHGIRLPNAMDGVPHLTQAPVAPGGRFEYDFTLPDAGTYWYHPHANAPEQLGRGLSGALIVEEAEPYPADREILWLLDDWMLDRDANLVGGFDDMHARSHDGRIGNTVTINGRLQDDEPVRPGERIRLRIINAANGRIFRLKFGDLPAHVIALDGQPVAPFEAGRVTLGPGMRADVVLDIAASADMGIDVIDDFYAPAAFRLITLQVAGESVRVAALDSVPPALPPNPVPEPELADAVNHEIEFKGGMMGSLPRDEMIGLMRQGMAWTVNGQPHAPDAHRHEAPLFAVERDATCRLTLINDTRWFHPIHLHGHHFRVLTRDGQPEPHLPLRDTVLMGPQERVEIAFKADNPGDWMIHCHVLEHHAGGMGGVFRVTA
- a CDS encoding BrnA antitoxin family protein, which produces MSKPKKLIPEFSSEADERAFWEAHDSAEYVDWSAAQSVVLPNLKPTTKTISLRLPQHLLDSIKAAANARDVPYQSLIKVWLQEKVHDR
- a CDS encoding MFS transporter, which translates into the protein MTTPSPDADQPALIDADTPAFRRANVALFIGGFATFALLYATQPLLPELSREFGVGAAWASLAVSAGTGAMAFMLIPASILSDRYGRVRLMKWSLALAAVIALAGAFVTDFTQMIVLRALLGAALAGLPAAAMAYLGEEISPNAQGRAMGLYIGGNALGGMSGRVLGGLLADVGSWRVALAVLGVLGILAAIAFWRALPASSHFRARSVSPRAVCDDARVIFADSHLRWLFACGFLLMGAFFGLYNYAGFRLEAPPYNLAQSAIGAIFLLYLMGSLSSAWAGRLSDRYGRHNVLWAMMVVALVGLATTQFEHLLVVILGIALYTFGYFGAHSTCSGWVGRRAGERRALASALYLSAYYLGSSLVGTFTGLAWDGGGWTGLSLAVGGCLLAALGLALWMRAMTRKS